The following proteins come from a genomic window of Astatotilapia calliptera chromosome 11, fAstCal1.2, whole genome shotgun sequence:
- the LOC113032063 gene encoding cathepsin S-like — MSPTNQGLLLLLISLCAGAAAMFESTLDAHWELWKKTHGKSYKNDVENAHRRELWENNLKMITVHNLEASMGLHTYELGMNHMGDLTEEEIMQFFASLTPPTDIQRAPSPFAGASGSGIPDTMDWREKGCVTKVKMQGACGSCWAFSAAGALEGQLAKSTGKLVDLSPQNLVDCSGKYGNHGCNGGFMTRAFQYVIDNHGIDSDASYPYTGRDDQCHYNPATRAANCSSYQFLPEGDENALKQGLATIGPISVAIDARRPRFSFYRSGVYNDPSCTQEVNHGVLAVGYGTLNGQDYWLVKNSWGTTFGDQGYIRMARNTGNQCGIALYPCYPVM; from the exons ATGAGTCCGACTAATCAAG gccTGCTGTTGCTGCTCATCTCCCTGTGTGCCGGGGCAGCAGCCATGTTTGAATCCACACTGGACGCACACTGGGAGCTGTGGAAGAAGACACATGGGAAGAGCTACAAAAATGAT GTGGAGAATGCTCACCGCCGGGAGCTGTGGGAGAATAACCTGAAGATGATTACCGTGCACAACCTGGAGGCCTCAATGGGACTTCACACCTATGAACTGGGCATGAATCACATGGGAGACCTG ACAGAAGAAGAGATCATGCAGTTTTTTGCCAGTCTCACTCCTCCCACTGACATCCAGAGGGCGCCGTCTCCCTTTGCAGGGGCATCAGGTTCTGGTATACCAGACACCATGGACTGGAGAGAGAAGGGTTGTGTCACCAAAGTCAAGATgcag gGTGCTTGTGGGTCTTGCTGGGCCTTCAGTGCTGCAGGGGCCCTGGAAGGCCAGTTAGCCAAGAGTACAGGAAAGCTGGTGGATCTCAGTCCTCAAAACCTGGTGGATTGTTCCGGCAAATATGGCAACCACGGCTGCAACGGAGGCTTCATGACCCGAGCTTTCCAGTATGTCATCGACAACCACGGAATCGACTCTGATGCTTCATACCCATATACAGGACGT GATGATCAGTGCCACTACAACCCAGCAACCCGTGCTGCCAACTGCTCCAGTTACCAGTTTCTGCCTGAAGGGGACGAGAACGCTCTGAAGCAGGGTCTTGCTACCATTGGACCCATTTCAGTGGCAATTGATGCTAGGCGGCCCAGATTTAGTTTCTATAGAAGTG GAGTGTATAATGACCCATCATGCACACAAGAGGTGAATCACGGTGTGTTGGCAGTGGGCTACGGTACTCTGAATGGACAAGACTACTGGCTCGTAAAGAACAG CTGGGGAACAACCTTCGGAGATCAGGGATACATCCGGATGGCACGCAACACAGGCAACCAGTGTGGCATCGCTTTGTATCCCTGCTACCCCGTCATGTAA
- the LOC113032064 gene encoding cathepsin K-like, with amino-acid sequence MTNAFQYVNENGGIDSEAAYPYVGQDQTCRYNASGMAAQCKGYKEIPVGNERALAVALYKVGPVSVGIDAQQSSFQFYKHGVYYDPNCNKDDVNHAVLAVGYGVNTKGKKYWIVKNSWGEEWGNKGYILMAHNRGNVCGITNLASYPIV; translated from the exons ATGACCAATGCCTTCCAGTATGTGAATGAAAATGGAGGTATTGACTCTGAAGCGGCCTACCCATATGTTGGACAG GATCAGACCTGCCGCTACAATGCATCAGGCATGGCAGCCCAGTGCAAAGGCTACAAGGAGATCCCAGTGGGTAATGAGCGCGCGCTGGCTGTTGCACTCTACAAAGTTGGTCCAGTGTCTGTGGGCATCGATGCACAACAGAGCAGCTTCCAGTTCTACAAGCATG GTGTTTACTACGATCCCAACTGTAACAAAGATGACGTCAATCATGCCGTACTGGCAGTAGGCTATGGAGTGAACACCAAGGGGAAGAAGTACTGGATTGTAAAGAACAG CTGGGGTGAGGAATGGGGCAACAAGGGATACATCTTGATGGCACATAACCGTGGCAATGTCTGCGGCATCACCAACCTCGCTAGCTACCCCATCGTGTGA
- the LOC113032328 gene encoding cathepsin S-like has product MSPTNQGLLLLLISLCAGAAAMFESTLDAHWELWKKTHGKSYKKDVEDAHRRKLWENNLKMITVHNLEASMGLHTYELGMNHMGDLTEEEILQSFATLKPPTGIQRAPSPFAGASGSGIPDTVDWREKGYVTSVKMQGACGACWAFSVAGALEGQLAKTTGKLVDLSPQNLVDCSGKYGNEGCNGGYIDRAFQYVIDNHGIDSDASYPYTGHDDQCHYNPATRAANCSSYQCLPEGDENALKQSLATIGPISVGIDARRPTFILYRSGVYNDPSCTQNVNHAVLAVGYGTLNGQDYWLIKNSWGTSFGDQGYIRMARNQNDQCGIALDACYPVM; this is encoded by the exons ATGAGTCCGACTAATCAAG gccTGCTGTTGCTGCTCATCTCCCTGTGTGCCGGGGCAGCAGCCATGTTTGAATCCACACTGGACGCACACTGGGAGCTGTGGAAGAAGACACATGGGAAGAGCTACAAAAAAGAT GTGGAGGATGCTCACCGCCGCAAGCTGTGGGAGAATAACCTGAAGATGATTACCGTGCACAACCTGGAGGCCTCAATGGGACTTCACACCTATGAACTGGGCATGAATCACATGGGAGACCTG ACAGAAGAAGAGATCCTGCAGTCTTTTGCAACTCTCAAACCTCCGACTGGCATCCAGAGGGCGCCATCTCCCTTTGCAGGGGCATCAGGTTCTGGCATACCAGACACTGTGGACTGGAGAGAGAAGGGTTATGTCACCAGTGTCAAgatgcag ggtGCTTGTGGAGCTTGCTGGGCCTTCAGTGTTGCAGGGGCCCTGGAAGGTCAGTTAGCCAAGACAACAGGAAAGCTGGTGGATCTCAGTCCCCAAAACCTGGTGGATTGTTCTGGCAAATATGGTAACGAAGGCTGCAACGGAGGCTACATAGACCGAGCTTTCCAATATGTCATCGACAACCACGGAATTGACTCTGATGCTTCATACCCATATACAGGACAT GATGATCAGTGCCACTACAACCCAGCAACCCGTGCTGCCAACTGCTCCAGTTACCAGTGTCTGCCTGAAGGGGACGAGAACGCTCTGAAGCAGAGTCTTGCTACCATTGGACCCATTTCAGTGGGAATTGATGCTAGGCGGCCCACGTTTATTTTATATAGGAGTG GAGTGTATAATGACCCATCATGCACTCAGAATGTGAATCACGCTGTGTTAGCTGTGGGCTACGGCACTCTGAATGGACAAGACTACTGGCTCATAAAGAACAG CTGGGGAACTTCCTTCGGAGATCAGGGATACATCCGGATGGCACGCAACCagaatgatcagtgtggcattGCTCTGGATGCCTGCTACCCCGTCATGTAA